A genomic window from Salvia miltiorrhiza cultivar Shanhuang (shh) chromosome 5, IMPLAD_Smil_shh, whole genome shotgun sequence includes:
- the LOC131024385 gene encoding chloroplastic lipocalin-like — translation MVYQCSSLVAAQSPPLIHQSPYYPRLPRRIPNRDMPDCHIEKPTSVKFGIQQAISGLAASIVLLSQTDVATATNLSQSNISQLASAADNKLVLPSEADEGKGMLMSMRGMSVKNFDPTRYAGRWFEVASLKRGFAGQGQEDCHCTQGVYTYDMDAPAIQVDTFCVHGGPDGYITGIRGKVQCLSEEDKDKTETDLERTEMIKEKCYLRFPTLPFIPKEPYDVLSTDYDNYALVSGAKDKSFIQIYSRTPNPGAEFIDKYKSSLAEFGYDPSKIKDTPQDCEYMSNSQLAAMMSMSGMQRALTNQFPDLQLDGPLALDPFTSVIDTLKKLVQLYFKQ, via the exons ATGGTGTACCAATGTAGCAGTCTTGTAGCAGCTCAATCGCCACCTCTAATACATCAATCCCCTTATTATCCTCGCCTGCCCAG GAGAATTCCAAACAGAGACATGCCAGACTGCCATATTGAGAAACCTACATCTGTTAAATTTGGAATTCAGCAAGCCATATCAGGTCTTGCAGCATCAATTGTACTATTATCTCAGACAGATGTG GCGACAGCAACAAATCTTTCTCAAAGCAATATATCCCAGCTAGCAAGTGCTGCAGACAACAAGCTGGTTCTTCCTTCAGAGGCTGATGAGGGAAAGGGAATGCTGATGTCGATGAGAGGAATGTCTGTAAAAAATTTTGATCCGACCAGATATGCTGGGAGATGGTTTGAAGTAGCTTCCCTTAAGCGTGGATTTGCTGGGCAAGGTCAAGAAGATTGCCACTGTACTCAG GGCGTTTATACATATGACATGGATGCACCTGCTATTCAGGTTGATACATTTTGTGTTCACGGAGGACCTGATGGTTATATTACAGGTATAAGGGGGAAGGTTCAATGCCTTTCTGAAGAAGATAAGGATAAGACCGAGACGGACCTTGAAAGGACGGAGATGATCAAAGAGAAGTGTTACCTTCGTTTCCCTACTTTGCCGTTCATTCCCAAGGAACCCTACGATGTACTATCCACGGATTATGACAACTATGCCCTTGTGTCTGGAGCTAAGGACAAAAGTTTTATACAG ATATACTCGAGGACGCCTAACCCGGGAGCAGAATTCATAGACAAGTACAAATCTTCATTGGCGGAATTCGGGTATGATCCTAGCAAAATCAAGGACACTCCACAAGACTGCGAGTACATGTCGAATAGCCAGCTTGCAGCGATGATGTCCATGTCCGGTATGCAGCGAGCTCTCACCAACCAGTTCCCTGATCTTCAACTAGACGGCCCTCTTGCTCTTGATCCATTCACCAGTGTTATCGACACTCTCAAGAAGCTCGTCCAGCTTTATTTCAAGCAATGA
- the LOC131024386 gene encoding protein LHCP TRANSLOCATION DEFECT-like, producing the protein MASVFPCTLQPKFSLNKSCSTSVAITRREFVGGSARSIGWCSRSSSRLGPSCGSRSICWFRFGKNGVDAEGAGIYGSQGRDDFDRDDVEQYFNYMGMLAVEGSYDKMEALLQQNIHPVDILLLMAASEADIPKIEELMRAGADYTVKDADGRTALDRAASDDVRDFILGFSVQKA; encoded by the exons ATGGCATCCGTATTTCCTTGTACTCTCCAACCAAAATTCTCCCTGAATAAGTCATGTTCTACTTCAGTTGCGATTACTCGGCGTGAGTTCGTGGGTGGTTCTGCGAGAAGCATTGGATGGTGCAGCAGAAGCAGCAGCAGATTGGGTCCCAGCTGTGGTTCCAGAAGCATTTGCTGGTTTAGGTTCGGCAAGAATGGCGTTGACGCCGAAGGCGCTGGCATCTACGGCAGCCAGGGTCGCGACGATTTCGACCGCGACGACGTCGAACAg TACTTCAATTACATGGGGATGCTGGCCGTGGAGGGCTCTTACGATAAGATGGAGGCTCTTCTGCAGCAGAACATCCACCCCGTCGACATCTTGCTGCTCATGGCCGCCTCCGAAGCCGACATCCCCAAAATCGAGGAGCTCATGAGAGCCGGAGCTGACTACACCGTCAAGGATGCTGATGGCCGCACCGCTTTGGATAGGGCCGCCTCCGACGATGTCAGGGATTTCATTCTTGGTTTTTCTGTTCAGAAAGCTTAA